One genomic segment of Rhinolophus sinicus isolate RSC01 linkage group LG11, ASM3656204v1, whole genome shotgun sequence includes these proteins:
- the LOC141566994 gene encoding LOW QUALITY PROTEIN: SCO-spondin-like (The sequence of the model RefSeq protein was modified relative to this genomic sequence to represent the inferred CDS: substituted 1 base at 1 genomic stop codon): MLGLSCPAALPLGHCLLPPPSLPPSPPQVLLPEACFPPPAWASWFWATGTLGASLRRPGWPQAATHNHSPQWCEHTETILVEEEVTPRREHLVPCTNLYHYQRWGWRLDLSWSGHVGLCPIYNGPRPPETWPAAWNRTVRACCPGWGSTHCTLALAEASQEGHCFAMWQRQLRAGSANLLQEAWRSAVPGLGDTAGKMAAPSSSQQLPGSTPSPALLQPLARAVAQFWGQRQRPSTTCATWSGFHYRTFGGCHYYFLGRCTYLLTGAADSTXAVYLEPRGHCPQPGHCQLAWVTMGTDEVLIQGGNVSVNRQLVPNGESRLLPGLSLPWPEDWLMLSGALGVIVRLDRSNLSSISVDHKLQGETQGLSGVYNGRPEDDFLEPGGELAALTATFGNSWRLPESEARSAAALPGPGAPDSGLLHGCLLSGR, from the exons ATGCTGGGATTATCCTGTCCTGCTGCCTTGCCCCTGGGCCACTGTCTCCtgcctccaccctccctcccgccctccccaccccaggtacTCCTCCCTGAGGCTTGCTTTCCTCCCCCTGCCTGGGCTTCCTGGTTCTGGGCCACAGGGACCCTAGGAGCCTCTCTCAGGAGACCAGGGTGGCCCCAGGCAGCCACACATAATCATTCCCC GCAGTGGTGTGAGCACACGGAGACCATTCTGGTGGAGGAGGAAGTGACCCCCCGTCGGGAGCACCTGGTGCCCTGCACCAACCTCTACCATTACCAGCGCTGGGGCTGGCGGCTGGACCTGTCCTGGAGTGGACATGTGGGGCTCTGTCCCATCTACAA TGGACCCAGGCCCCCAGAAACCTGGCCTGCTGCGTGGAACCGGACAGTGAGGGCTTGCTGCCCAGGCTGGGGCAGCACACACTGCACCCTGG CCCTTGCAGAAGCCAGCCAAGAGGGCCACTGCTTTGCCATGTGGCAGCGCCAGCTTCGAGCAGGCTCAGCAAATCTTCTGCAGGAAGCCTGGAGGAGTGCTGTGCCCGGCCTTGGGGACACAGCTGGTAAGATGGCCGCTCCCAGCTCCAGCCAACAGCTGCCAG GCAGCACCCCCTCTCCAGCActcctgcagcccctggcaaGAGCTGTGGCCCAATTCTGGGGACAGCGCCAGCGTCCCTCGACCACCTGTGCCACATGGTCCGGCTTCCACTACCGCACCTTTGGCGGGTGCCACTATTACTTCCTGGGCCGCTGCACTTACCTGCTGACGGGAGCTGCTGATTCTACCTGAGCTGTCTACCTTGAGCCCAGAGGCCATTGTCCCCAGCCTGGGCACTGTCAGCTG GCCTGGGTAACGATGGGAACCGACGAAGTGCTGATCCAGGGTGGAAATGTCTCTGTGAACCGACAGCTGGTACCTAATGGGGAGTCTCGGCTGCTCCCTG GACTGAGTCTGCCGTGGCCAGAGGACTGGCTGATGCTGTCAGGAGCTTTGGGGGTCATTGTACGGCTGGACAGATCCAATTTGAGCTCCATTTCCGTAGACCACAAGCTCCAGGGAGAGACTCAAGGCCTCAGTGGGGTCTACAATGGCCGGCCTGAGG ATGACTTCTTGGAGCCAGGTGGGGAGCTGGCTGCGTTAACTGCCACCTTTGGGAATTCCTGGAGGCTCCCTGAGTCAGAG GCTCGCAGTGCGGCGGCACTTCCCGGGCCCGGAGCACCAGACTCAGGCCTGCTTCATGGCTGCCTGCTGAG TGGACGGTGA